From a region of the Odoribacter splanchnicus DSM 20712 genome:
- the tuf gene encoding elongation factor Tu — translation MAKEKFDRSKPHVNIGTIGHVDHGKTTLTAAITTVLAKKGLSEVKSFDQIDNAPEEKERGITINTSHVEYSTANRHYAHVDCPGHADYVKNMVTGAAQMDGAILVCAATDGPMPQTREHILLARQVNVPRIVVFLNKVDMVDDPEMLELVEMEVRELLSFYQYDGDNTPIILGSALGALNGEAKWEEKVMELMDAVDNWIPLPPRDNEKPFLMPVEDVFSITGRGTVATGRIETGVVHVGDELEIIGLGADGKKTVCTGVEMFRKLLDEGEAGDNVGLLLRGIDKNEIKRGMVLAKPGSVKPHSKFKAEVYILKKEEGGRHTPFHNKYRPQFYLRTMDVTGEITLPEGTEMVMPGDNVTITVELLTPVACSVGLRFAIREGGRTVGAGQITEILG, via the coding sequence ATGGCTAAAGAAAAGTTTGACAGGTCAAAACCACACGTAAATATTGGAACTATCGGTCACGTAGACCACGGTAAAACCACTTTGACTGCTGCTATCACTACCGTTTTGGCAAAAAAAGGTCTTTCAGAAGTAAAATCATTCGATCAGATCGATAACGCTCCGGAAGAAAAAGAAAGAGGTATCACCATCAATACTTCTCACGTTGAGTATTCTACCGCTAACCGTCACTATGCTCACGTTGACTGTCCGGGTCACGCCGACTATGTAAAGAACATGGTTACCGGTGCTGCTCAGATGGACGGTGCTATCCTGGTTTGTGCTGCTACTGATGGTCCGATGCCTCAGACCCGTGAACACATTCTTTTGGCTCGTCAGGTAAACGTTCCGAGAATCGTTGTATTCCTGAATAAAGTGGATATGGTGGATGATCCTGAAATGTTGGAACTGGTTGAAATGGAAGTTCGTGAACTGTTGTCTTTCTATCAATATGACGGTGACAATACTCCGATCATCTTAGGTTCTGCACTGGGTGCATTGAACGGCGAGGCTAAATGGGAAGAAAAAGTAATGGAATTGATGGATGCTGTTGATAACTGGATTCCACTTCCTCCGCGTGATAATGAAAAACCGTTCCTGATGCCGGTTGAAGACGTATTCTCAATCACCGGTCGTGGTACTGTTGCTACCGGTCGTATCGAAACCGGTGTTGTACATGTAGGTGATGAATTGGAAATTATCGGTCTGGGTGCTGATGGTAAGAAAACCGTTTGTACCGGAGTTGAAATGTTCCGTAAATTATTGGATGAAGGAGAAGCTGGTGATAACGTTGGTCTGTTGCTGCGTGGTATCGACAAAAACGAAATCAAACGTGGTATGGTACTGGCAAAACCGGGTTCAGTTAAACCGCACAGCAAATTTAAAGCTGAGGTTTATATTCTGAAAAAAGAAGAAGGTGGTCGTCACACTCCGTTCCACAACAAGTACAGGCCTCAGTTCTATCTGCGTACGATGGACGTTACCGGTGAAATCACTCTGCCGGAAGGAACTGAAATGGTAATGCCGGGAGATAACGTAACAATTACTGTTGAATTGTTGACTCCGGTAGCATGTTCAGTAGGTCTTCGGTTCGCTATCCGTGAAGGTGGACGTACCGTAGGTGCCGGTCAGATTACTGAAATCCTTGGTTAA
- the hpf gene encoding ribosome hibernation-promoting factor, HPF/YfiA family: MEIKINAVGFSASSQLEDFIQKKISKLDKYHDGIIGSEVTLKLEKDDNLENKVVEVLLNVKGQEVFAKKNAKKFEEAVDELYDVVKRQLVKIKEKEREC; encoded by the coding sequence ATGGAAATTAAAATTAATGCGGTTGGTTTTTCAGCAAGTTCTCAGTTGGAAGATTTCATTCAGAAGAAAATTTCTAAATTAGATAAATACCACGACGGAATTATCGGTTCGGAAGTTACCTTGAAACTGGAAAAAGACGACAATCTGGAAAATAAAGTAGTCGAAGTGCTGTTGAATGTTAAAGGCCAAGAAGTTTTTGCAAAGAAAAATGCAAAGAAATTCGAGGAAGCAGTCGATGAGCTTTATGATGTAGTAAAGCGTCAATTGGTGAAAATCAAAGAGAAAGAAAGAGAGTGCTGA
- a CDS encoding tyrosine-type recombinase/integrase, with protein sequence MEIDSFLSYLKNIKRYSALTITAYKEDLNQFREFCEKVELIRQDEEITSKMVRRFEMGLMSGGLKIGGVDGEEKLRPMTARSVRRKLSSLRTYFRYLVREGKLTEDPTEIVVAPKMGKRLPVFVPDYQMDEVLDKHASDKDFANIRDRMVLMTAYYTGMRRSELVALKLEDVDLEGAVIRVNGKGDKQRIVPMLPELAGDLRIYLNKREELVGEKHQFVFVTDKGKPVYDKFIYRLAVKYLGEVTSLKKRSPHVLRHSFATALLNNGACIEAIRELLGHAGLAATQIYTHNSFESLKKVYNQAHPRA encoded by the coding sequence ATGGAAATAGATTCATTTCTGAGTTATTTGAAAAATATTAAGCGCTATTCAGCACTTACTATTACAGCTTATAAAGAAGATTTGAATCAGTTTCGTGAGTTCTGTGAAAAAGTGGAATTGATCCGGCAGGATGAGGAAATTACTTCCAAGATGGTCCGGCGGTTTGAAATGGGATTGATGTCCGGTGGGTTGAAGATTGGCGGGGTGGACGGTGAAGAAAAGCTGAGGCCGATGACTGCCCGTTCCGTTAGGCGTAAATTGAGTTCTTTACGGACTTATTTCCGTTATCTGGTACGGGAGGGAAAGTTGACAGAAGATCCGACGGAGATTGTCGTGGCACCTAAAATGGGAAAGCGATTGCCGGTGTTTGTGCCCGATTATCAAATGGATGAGGTGTTGGATAAACACGCTTCCGACAAGGATTTTGCAAATATCCGTGATCGGATGGTGTTGATGACGGCTTATTATACCGGAATGAGACGCTCGGAACTGGTGGCATTGAAATTGGAAGATGTCGATTTGGAGGGAGCGGTGATCCGGGTGAATGGGAAAGGAGACAAACAACGGATTGTTCCCATGTTACCGGAATTGGCCGGAGATCTCCGGATTTATCTGAACAAGCGGGAAGAACTGGTAGGTGAAAAACATCAGTTTGTATTCGTTACGGATAAAGGAAAACCGGTATACGATAAATTTATTTATCGTTTAGCTGTAAAATATCTGGGCGAAGTCACTTCGTTGAAGAAACGAAGTCCGCATGTTTTGCGGCATTCTTTTGCTACGGCTCTGTTGAATAACGGAGCCTGTATCGAGGCTATCCGTGAATTACTCGGCCATGCCGGACTGGCAGCGACTCAAATCTATACTCATAATTCTTTTGAGAGTTTGAAAAAGGTTTATAACCAAGCTCATCCCCGGGCTTAA
- the rpsU gene encoding 30S ribosomal protein S21: MIIVPLKEGENIERALKKFKRKFEKTGIVKELRDRQAFTKPSVRNRAQRIKAVYKQSLQQAEE, from the coding sequence ATGATTATTGTACCTTTAAAAGAAGGCGAAAATATCGAGAGAGCCTTAAAGAAATTCAAGAGAAAATTCGAAAAAACCGGTATTGTAAAAGAATTGAGAGATCGTCAGGCTTTCACAAAACCATCAGTACGTAACCGGGCCCAGCGGATCAAAGCTGTCTACAAGCAGAGTTTGCAACAGGCAGAAGAATAA
- a CDS encoding potassium channel family protein, with product MKYIVIGLGNYGGGLAEELMAIGHEVIGVDQNEGRVDNLKDKITTAFVLDATDELALETLPLREIDVVIVAIGENFGASVRVVALLKQKKVKHIFARAIDSVHKAILEAFAIDKVLTPEKDAAREFVQFLALGIHAESFRVDEDYYVIKFKVPRKCAGYPLSGMNLEEDFHLKLIALKQAAEVKNILGMKKLTKEVMTVIPDNYLLKEEDELVCYGLYKDFQALWKAF from the coding sequence ATGAAATATATAGTTATTGGTTTGGGAAATTACGGAGGAGGTTTGGCCGAGGAGTTGATGGCCATCGGACACGAAGTCATCGGTGTCGATCAGAACGAAGGGCGGGTGGATAATCTGAAAGACAAGATTACCACGGCTTTTGTGTTGGATGCAACGGATGAACTGGCTCTGGAAACTTTGCCACTCCGAGAGATCGATGTGGTGATTGTCGCTATCGGAGAAAATTTCGGGGCTTCTGTACGGGTGGTCGCTTTGCTGAAACAAAAGAAAGTGAAGCATATCTTTGCCCGGGCTATAGATTCGGTGCATAAGGCGATACTGGAAGCTTTCGCTATCGACAAAGTGCTGACCCCTGAAAAAGATGCCGCCCGCGAATTTGTACAGTTCCTGGCTTTGGGTATTCATGCCGAGTCGTTCCGGGTCGACGAAGACTATTATGTGATTAAGTTTAAAGTGCCTCGGAAATGTGCCGGTTATCCTTTGAGCGGAATGAACCTCGAAGAGGATTTTCATTTAAAACTGATTGCTTTGAAGCAGGCTGCCGAAGTGAAAAATATACTGGGAATGAAAAAACTGACTAAAGAGGTGATGACGGTTATTCCCGACAATTACCTGTTGAAAGAGGAAGACGAATTGGTGTGTTACGGTTTGTATAAAGATTTTCAGGCCTTGTGGAAAGCATTTTAA
- a CDS encoding TrkH family potassium uptake protein translates to MKLYHKAFLYRHKWIQPYLQKVLGGIDAVTFLAALALIGGVVYEHGFIISEGAEADLGVLYRTVWGVFLVQTTMHIGLAYRETLKKYRTFTWVLNILLYLTLIPVIFFEPESGALKYFWLFLNNRIFQLILLLLLSLLRLSSGVIGLLGKRTNPSLILAGSFFLIICIGTGLLMLPRCTVDGISWVNALFVSTSAVCVTGLVPVDVATTFTSLGQLVIIILIQIGGLGVMTLTCFFAMFFMGNTSVYNQLAVRDMISSDSLSSLLSTVIYILFFTLVIEGAGMLVLFLSIHGTLGMTVQQEMVFAAFHSISAFCNAGFSTLSENLGNPLVMQHHNLLYITISVLIILGGIGFPILVNFKHIAGYHLKRLFYFIRTGKRDRQRIRHLYNLNTKIVLLTTLILLTGGTIAILLFEWNGAFAGMSMPDKWVQAFFNATCPRTAGFTSIGLTSFSLQSLLLMLLLMFIGGAAQSTAGGVKVNAFAAAVLSLFAVIRGKSRVEVFRRQLSVDSIRRSNATLVMYLMILFLGVFVLSVLEPHASLLALVFECTSALSTVGSSLGLTPALGEAGKLFVSLLMFIGRVGVITIVLGFVPPQKHTKYKYPDDNLIIN, encoded by the coding sequence ATGAAATTATATCATAAAGCCTTTTTATACCGGCACAAATGGATACAACCTTACCTGCAAAAAGTGTTGGGTGGGATAGATGCTGTCACGTTTCTGGCAGCCTTGGCCTTGATTGGCGGTGTCGTCTATGAACATGGCTTTATTATTTCGGAAGGAGCGGAGGCAGATCTCGGTGTATTGTATCGGACCGTATGGGGCGTTTTCCTGGTTCAGACCACGATGCATATCGGGCTGGCGTATCGGGAAACGCTGAAGAAATACCGGACATTTACATGGGTATTGAATATTTTACTTTATCTGACTCTAATTCCCGTCATTTTTTTCGAACCGGAATCGGGGGCATTGAAATATTTCTGGTTATTTTTAAACAACCGTATTTTTCAGCTGATTCTGTTGTTGTTACTTTCCTTATTGCGCTTATCTTCGGGGGTGATCGGACTCTTGGGAAAACGGACCAATCCCTCCCTGATTCTGGCCGGAAGTTTCTTCCTTATTATTTGTATCGGCACCGGTTTGTTGATGTTACCTCGTTGTACCGTTGATGGTATTTCGTGGGTAAATGCTTTGTTTGTGTCCACCAGTGCTGTTTGTGTGACCGGTTTGGTACCGGTAGATGTAGCGACGACTTTCACTTCTTTGGGACAGTTGGTCATTATTATATTGATACAGATCGGTGGGTTGGGAGTAATGACGCTCACCTGTTTCTTCGCCATGTTTTTTATGGGTAATACTTCCGTATATAATCAGTTGGCGGTAAGGGATATGATCAGTTCCGATTCTTTGTCGTCTCTGTTGTCGACGGTGATTTATATTTTATTTTTCACTTTAGTGATAGAAGGAGCCGGGATGTTGGTCTTGTTCCTGAGTATTCACGGTACTTTGGGGATGACGGTGCAACAGGAAATGGTGTTTGCTGCTTTTCATTCTATTTCGGCTTTTTGTAATGCCGGTTTCTCGACCTTATCGGAGAATCTCGGTAATCCTTTGGTCATGCAACACCATAATCTGCTCTATATAACCATTTCCGTATTGATTATTTTGGGAGGAATCGGTTTTCCGATCTTGGTGAATTTTAAGCATATCGCCGGTTATCATCTGAAGCGTTTGTTTTATTTTATCCGTACAGGAAAAAGGGATAGACAGCGTATCCGGCATTTGTATAATCTGAATACTAAGATTGTTTTGTTGACGACGCTGATTTTATTGACCGGTGGGACTATAGCGATTCTTCTGTTCGAATGGAACGGAGCTTTTGCGGGAATGAGTATGCCGGATAAATGGGTACAGGCCTTTTTCAATGCGACCTGTCCCCGTACGGCCGGGTTTACGAGTATCGGTTTGACCTCTTTTTCATTACAGAGTTTGTTGCTGATGTTGCTTTTAATGTTTATCGGAGGGGCTGCCCAATCTACTGCCGGCGGAGTTAAAGTGAATGCTTTTGCTGCCGCTGTATTGAGCCTTTTTGCTGTGATCCGGGGAAAAAGCCGGGTGGAGGTGTTCCGGCGGCAGCTTTCGGTGGATTCGATCAGGCGTTCCAATGCTACCCTGGTGATGTACCTTATGATTCTTTTTCTGGGTGTATTTGTCCTGAGTGTGCTCGAACCGCATGCTTCGCTATTGGCCTTGGTTTTCGAGTGTACTTCGGCTTTGAGTACCGTCGGGTCGAGTCTCGGTCTGACTCCGGCTTTAGGAGAAGCAGGTAAATTATTCGTATCCTTGCTGATGTTTATCGGGCGGGTGGGAGTCATTACGATCGTATTGGGATTCGTACCTCCGCAGAAGCATACCAAATATAAATACCCGGATGATAATTTGATCATCAACTAA
- a CDS encoding tetratricopeptide repeat protein, which produces MRKEIQEWIEKGNRTEAVRLLEEWVGKHPADEEEWLLLGELLYADGKMTEALNKFNTVLRLNPDHRKAANYVVMINNILGYYCKDMFNP; this is translated from the coding sequence ATGAGAAAAGAAATACAGGAATGGATCGAAAAAGGGAATCGGACAGAAGCTGTCCGCTTACTGGAAGAATGGGTCGGAAAACATCCGGCAGATGAAGAGGAGTGGTTGCTCTTGGGAGAATTGTTGTATGCCGACGGAAAAATGACGGAAGCCTTGAATAAATTCAATACGGTTCTCCGCCTGAATCCGGATCACCGGAAGGCAGCGAATTATGTGGTTATGATCAATAATATTTTGGGATACTATTGTAAAGATATGTTCAATCCTTAG
- a CDS encoding M23 family metallopeptidase, with translation MISLNIFAQDMIKPIDRPVLLSGNFGELRATHFHSGIDIRTGGVEGLPVVCVKDGKVVRVSVSPTGYGRALYVEHEDGTTTVYGHLQRFNARITALVRQIQYEQESFKIDEEVRDRQLIFHQGDTIAFSGNTGSSGGPHLHFEVRNTRSEHTLNPLLFYKIRDSRIPVVRGVYLYRESASGCVGLVRRVALKQSANGRYTLGQLNIPAGKIGIAVFVTDYMNDSWNKLGIYRLGVVAGKDTLFAMQMDSCSFDQTCFINEIKDFDCYKKKETVYRCFGNYQGQVMGVKNRNQGWITVGEDSIVPVKIDLKDINGNRATVTLTLKGKEAPVQEEQEVLRYDRSYSLDLSGATLDLEAGALSASVPKGMKIEKDTVSGRDIFVLSEKDVPLLKKARLSVAGEFDRKALICEVDRAGRKYPLATQWSEEGLVAEIGYLSRYTIAEDRQPPVISFLGKFPDGSLKFKIKDDFSGIATYRGEVNGRWCLFSYDPRYNLMRCSLKEPVFVSGQVNEVKVIVEDRVGNKNELLVKVKK, from the coding sequence TTGATTTCATTAAATATATTTGCCCAGGACATGATAAAGCCGATCGATCGGCCTGTTTTGTTGAGTGGAAATTTCGGAGAATTGAGGGCGACTCACTTTCATTCGGGTATCGATATCCGGACCGGTGGGGTGGAAGGCTTGCCCGTCGTGTGTGTGAAAGACGGTAAAGTTGTCCGGGTGAGTGTGTCTCCTACCGGCTATGGGCGGGCATTGTATGTGGAGCATGAGGATGGAACGACCACGGTTTACGGACATTTGCAACGTTTCAACGCTCGTATCACAGCGCTTGTCCGGCAAATTCAATACGAGCAGGAAAGCTTTAAAATAGATGAAGAGGTGAGGGACAGGCAGTTGATCTTTCATCAGGGAGATACGATTGCTTTTAGTGGTAATACCGGATCTTCCGGGGGACCACACTTGCATTTCGAAGTCAGGAATACCCGTTCTGAACATACCTTGAATCCTTTGCTTTTTTATAAGATCCGGGATAGCCGGATTCCGGTGGTGAGAGGTGTTTATCTGTATCGTGAATCGGCTTCGGGTTGTGTCGGATTGGTGAGGCGGGTGGCTTTGAAACAGTCGGCGAACGGCCGTTATACGCTCGGACAGTTGAATATTCCGGCAGGGAAAATAGGTATTGCTGTATTTGTTACGGATTATATGAATGATTCCTGGAATAAACTGGGAATTTATCGGTTAGGAGTAGTGGCCGGAAAAGATACGCTTTTTGCCATGCAGATGGATTCCTGTTCTTTTGATCAGACTTGTTTTATCAATGAAATAAAGGATTTTGACTGTTATAAGAAAAAGGAAACGGTTTATCGTTGTTTTGGTAATTATCAGGGACAGGTGATGGGGGTGAAGAATCGGAATCAGGGATGGATTACTGTCGGTGAAGACAGTATTGTACCGGTGAAAATCGATCTGAAAGATATCAATGGTAACCGGGCAACCGTAACGTTGACCCTGAAAGGCAAGGAGGCACCTGTGCAGGAAGAACAGGAGGTGTTGCGCTATGATCGCAGCTATAGCCTGGACTTGTCCGGGGCTACGCTGGATTTAGAGGCCGGAGCTTTGTCGGCTTCGGTGCCGAAAGGGATGAAAATAGAAAAAGATACGGTTTCCGGAAGGGATATTTTTGTATTATCGGAAAAAGATGTTCCTTTGTTAAAGAAAGCCCGTTTGTCTGTGGCCGGGGAATTTGACCGGAAGGCTTTGATTTGTGAGGTGGACCGTGCCGGCAGGAAATACCCGCTTGCAACTCAGTGGAGTGAAGAGGGCCTGGTGGCGGAAATCGGCTATCTTAGCCGGTACACGATAGCCGAAGACCGGCAACCGCCGGTGATTTCTTTTTTAGGGAAATTTCCGGATGGTTCTTTGAAATTTAAGATAAAAGATGATTTTTCAGGGATTGCAACTTATCGGGGAGAGGTAAATGGCCGGTGGTGCCTGTTTTCCTATGATCCGCGCTATAATTTGATGCGTTGCAGTCTGAAAGAACCGGTTTTTGTTTCCGGTCAGGTGAATGAAGTGAAGGTTATTGTCGAAGACCGGGTCGGAAATAAAAATGAACTCCTTGTCAAAGTAAAGAAATAA
- a CDS encoding cell division protein ZapA, whose amino-acid sequence MSEKRNINLTIADIPLNLNISAADEEIIRKAAKEINERVLKYKTGNTEPEPFYFLAYVSLLHTIKMLQQEQKFNEIEQINLKLDEFIKE is encoded by the coding sequence ATGTCTGAAAAACGCAACATTAACTTAACTATTGCCGATATACCTCTGAATTTGAATATTTCAGCAGCAGATGAAGAGATCATCCGGAAAGCGGCAAAGGAAATTAATGAACGTGTTTTAAAATATAAAACCGGAAATACAGAACCGGAGCCTTTTTATTTTTTAGCTTATGTTTCGCTGTTGCATACGATAAAAATGCTGCAACAAGAACAGAAGTTTAATGAAATAGAACAAATTAATTTGAAACTTGATGAATTCATCAAAGAGTAA
- the rny gene encoding ribonuclease Y, which translates to MTMTTIIASVIALFVGIAIGWFIMRLAMKYRAQNIIKEAEAEAEVIKKDKILQAKEKFLQIKAEHEKQAAARNNKLLMAENKLKQQETDISRKLEEIQRKGKELQSQQSNIEVQKELIEKKTAELDKIKKQQIEQLEAISGMSGEQAKEKLINSLKEEAEAEAISYVNEIMEEAKMTANMEAKKVVIKTIQRVATETATENAVSIFHIDSDEIKGRIIGREGRNIRALEAATGVEIIVDDTPEAIVLSGFDPVRREIARLSLHQLVTDGRIHPARIEEVVNKVKKQIEEEIIETGKRTTIDLGVHGLHPELIRLIGKMKYRSSYGQNLLQHARETANLCAIMAAELGLNVKKAKRAGLLHDIGKVPDDEPELPHAILGMQLAEKYKEKPDICNAIGAHHEEIEMTTLIAPIVQACDAISGARPGARREVVESYIKRLKDMEDLALSYNGVVKTYAIQAGRELRVVVGSEKISDAEAEKISFDIAKRIQDEMTYPGQVKVTVIRETRAINYAK; encoded by the coding sequence ATGACAATGACAACAATAATCGCAAGCGTGATAGCTTTGTTCGTCGGTATAGCGATCGGCTGGTTTATTATGAGATTAGCCATGAAATACCGGGCACAAAATATCATCAAAGAAGCTGAAGCTGAAGCAGAAGTGATCAAAAAGGATAAAATTCTTCAGGCTAAAGAAAAATTCTTACAGATCAAAGCCGAACATGAAAAACAGGCTGCTGCCAGAAATAATAAGCTGTTGATGGCCGAAAACAAGTTAAAACAACAGGAAACCGATATTTCGCGCAAACTGGAAGAAATACAACGCAAAGGGAAAGAACTCCAAAGCCAGCAAAGCAACATAGAAGTACAAAAAGAATTGATCGAAAAGAAAACGGCAGAATTGGACAAGATCAAAAAACAGCAAATCGAACAACTTGAAGCCATTTCAGGTATGTCCGGTGAGCAGGCAAAAGAAAAACTGATCAACTCTCTGAAAGAAGAAGCAGAGGCAGAAGCCATCTCTTATGTCAACGAGATCATGGAGGAAGCTAAAATGACTGCCAATATGGAAGCTAAAAAGGTCGTGATAAAGACGATTCAGCGTGTAGCGACCGAAACAGCGACCGAAAATGCAGTCTCTATTTTCCACATCGATTCGGACGAAATCAAAGGCCGGATTATCGGACGCGAAGGTCGTAATATCCGCGCACTCGAAGCTGCAACAGGAGTTGAAATCATCGTCGACGATACTCCTGAAGCGATCGTACTCTCGGGTTTCGATCCGGTAAGAAGGGAAATTGCACGTCTGTCTTTACACCAGCTGGTAACAGACGGACGTATCCATCCTGCCCGCATCGAAGAGGTAGTGAATAAAGTGAAAAAACAAATCGAAGAAGAAATTATCGAAACCGGTAAGCGCACCACAATCGACTTAGGAGTCCACGGTTTACATCCCGAATTGATCCGTCTGATCGGTAAAATGAAATATCGTTCTTCTTATGGTCAGAACCTATTGCAACATGCCCGTGAAACAGCTAATCTTTGTGCGATCATGGCAGCCGAACTGGGTCTGAATGTGAAGAAAGCCAAACGTGCCGGATTACTCCATGATATCGGTAAAGTGCCCGACGACGAGCCGGAATTACCACACGCTATTCTGGGTATGCAATTAGCTGAAAAATATAAAGAAAAACCGGATATCTGTAATGCTATCGGAGCCCACCACGAAGAAATCGAAATGACGACACTGATCGCACCTATCGTACAGGCTTGTGATGCGATCTCAGGAGCTCGTCCGGGTGCACGTCGGGAAGTCGTCGAATCTTATATCAAACGCTTGAAAGATATGGAAGATCTGGCACTCTCGTACAATGGAGTTGTGAAGACCTATGCCATCCAAGCCGGACGGGAATTGAGAGTCGTTGTTGGGAGTGAAAAAATCTCGGATGCAGAAGCAGAAAAAATTTCATTCGATATCGCAAAACGAATCCAGGATGAAATGACTTACCCCGGACAGGTTAAAGTAACCGTCATCCGCGAAACCCGGGCAATCAACTATGCCAAATAG